From Paraburkholderia sabiae, a single genomic window includes:
- a CDS encoding ribonuclease H-like domain-containing protein, which produces MLSKTQHLVAHNGNGFDFPFITREFQRIGVPVPTFGPIDAMQEARWATPLGKLERKSTSTCELAALCHDIPRGSALHCLDPPAGAPMGT; this is translated from the coding sequence GTGCTCAGCAAGACGCAACACCTCGTGGCGCACAACGGCAACGGTTTCGACTTCCCGTTCATCACGCGTGAGTTCCAGCGCATCGGTGTGCCCGTGCCGACATTCGGCCCGATCGACGCGATGCAGGAGGCACGCTGGGCGACGCCGCTGGGCAAGCTTGAGCGTAAGAGCACCTCTACCTGTGAGCTGGCGGCTCTTTGCCATGATATCCCGAGGGGCAGCGCGCTCCATTGTCTAGATCCGCCGGCAGGCGCACCTATGGGGACTTAA
- a CDS encoding surface-adhesin E family protein → MLRKAAIAGVFLTSFSLAHASDWHPIAGNNDGTIEIDLGTVSRNGPLVKVWLRQIFSNGKADTAYPRPIGSKQTHWYLDCKRRAIAQGEIFVRDMQQDIMFQSRGTPNDFQDVVPDSTGEAVLETICAAH, encoded by the coding sequence ATGTTGCGGAAGGCAGCTATCGCAGGGGTATTCCTTACCAGCTTCTCCCTCGCGCACGCGTCCGACTGGCACCCCATCGCGGGTAACAATGATGGCACTATCGAGATAGATCTGGGCACCGTTTCCCGGAACGGACCCTTGGTCAAAGTGTGGTTGCGTCAAATATTCTCCAATGGCAAAGCGGACACCGCATATCCGAGACCAATCGGTAGCAAGCAGACTCACTGGTATCTGGACTGCAAGCGCCGCGCTATAGCGCAAGGTGAGATTTTCGTGCGCGATATGCAGCAAGACATCATGTTCCAATCACGCGGAACGCCGAATGACTTTCAGGACGTCGTGCCTGATTCGACCGGTGAGGCTGTGCTCGAAACGATCTGCGCCGCTCACTAA
- a CDS encoding metallophosphoesterase family protein, translated as MKLFHLTDIHCGNKNAPFRTDELVNALEALSGDFSRDDCYLVVSGDVTYQGSLAGYKEAQAVIEKCWLSRGGAASRIVACPGNHDICENSFRAFDKFTYAVRRDGRLSFENKSTCVLRFGDVLFAVVNSAYHRDHKFGLVDVAQLVDELKVARVSECNTKIAIVHHHLVGVDANDLSTLRNALPLLEALQKHGFELVLHGHRHSLSEISVGPNAMAIRAGRSLNFETPGYVNGMSIHERVNGTWEAKNLFLSKDIAAVGLAGFAAQGRE; from the coding sequence ATGAAGCTTTTTCATCTGACAGACATCCATTGCGGGAACAAGAACGCGCCGTTTCGGACGGACGAGTTGGTCAACGCTCTGGAAGCGCTTTCGGGGGACTTTTCTCGCGACGACTGTTATCTAGTGGTGAGCGGCGACGTTACGTATCAAGGCAGCCTCGCGGGATACAAAGAAGCGCAAGCCGTGATAGAAAAATGCTGGCTGAGCCGGGGTGGAGCTGCGAGCCGCATTGTTGCTTGTCCGGGGAATCACGATATTTGTGAAAATTCCTTTCGCGCGTTCGATAAATTTACTTACGCTGTGCGGCGCGACGGCCGGCTAAGCTTCGAAAACAAGAGCACGTGCGTCCTGAGATTCGGCGACGTCCTGTTTGCAGTGGTCAACTCCGCTTACCATCGTGATCATAAATTCGGGCTAGTTGATGTCGCGCAGCTCGTTGATGAGTTGAAGGTGGCGAGGGTGTCGGAGTGCAACACCAAGATTGCGATCGTGCATCATCATCTTGTTGGAGTTGACGCCAACGATCTCTCGACTCTTAGGAATGCACTTCCACTTCTGGAAGCGCTGCAGAAACATGGATTTGAGCTCGTGTTGCACGGCCACAGACACTCGCTATCAGAAATTTCCGTAGGCCCGAACGCCATGGCTATCCGCGCTGGTCGCTCCCTGAACTTCGAAACACCCGGTTACGTGAATGGCATGTCGATACATGAACGGGTCAACGGGACTTGGGAGGCGAAGAACTTGTTTCTGTCAAAGGATATCGCAGCAGTCGGGCTGGCCGGGTTTGCAGCACAGGGGCGTGAATAA
- the tmk gene encoding dTMP kinase gives MAGKFIVFEGIDGSGTSTQATLLRDRLITTGQRAVLTSEPSEGPIGTMIRQAMKGRVLFSQEAARFDRQMAYLFAADRFDHLHNPVDGVEKLVSEGTFVISTRYYFSSFAYHGDSAADFERVRSLNAEFRHPDLVIYLSNTVERSMARISSRKHFDAYENAAKLTKVSENYERIFADYQYPFLRLNASDSMESLHEAIYLRVKDLL, from the coding sequence ATGGCTGGAAAATTTATCGTATTTGAAGGTATCGACGGCTCCGGGACCTCGACGCAGGCGACCCTTCTGCGCGACCGACTTATAACTACTGGCCAGCGTGCAGTATTGACGAGCGAGCCCTCAGAAGGGCCCATCGGGACGATGATTCGACAGGCGATGAAAGGGAGGGTGCTTTTCTCGCAGGAAGCTGCTCGTTTTGACCGACAGATGGCATATTTGTTCGCTGCAGATAGATTTGACCATTTGCATAACCCAGTGGACGGTGTTGAGAAGCTCGTGTCTGAGGGGACATTTGTTATCAGCACAAGGTATTACTTTTCGTCGTTTGCATATCATGGTGATTCTGCCGCAGACTTCGAACGGGTTCGCTCGCTTAACGCGGAGTTTCGGCACCCCGATCTGGTGATTTATCTGAGTAATACCGTTGAGCGATCGATGGCAAGGATTTCCAGCCGGAAGCATTTCGATGCATACGAAAATGCAGCGAAACTAACGAAGGTTTCAGAAAATTACGAACGGATTTTTGCCGATTATCAATACCCATTCTTACGGCTAAATGCCAGCGATTCAATGGAGAGTTTGCACGAAGCCATTTATCTGCGAGTAAAGGATTTGCTGTGA
- a CDS encoding nucleoside triphosphate pyrophosphohydrolase family protein, whose amino-acid sequence MSLTIAEILTLQSEFDRNHAGATPFFVEINEKNLCELEHLIVCMVGELGEFANIVKKVRRGDFPLADVKPDLDEELVDVFIYLLKIAGQTNVDLEAGFLEKRKRNIDRFAKYRK is encoded by the coding sequence ATGTCCTTGACCATCGCCGAAATCCTCACGTTGCAGAGCGAATTTGATAGGAACCACGCCGGCGCTACCCCTTTTTTTGTTGAAATCAACGAAAAAAATCTTTGCGAACTCGAACATTTAATTGTTTGCATGGTGGGAGAGTTGGGCGAGTTCGCAAATATCGTAAAGAAGGTTCGGCGGGGAGATTTTCCGCTGGCAGATGTCAAGCCTGATCTTGATGAGGAATTGGTTGACGTTTTCATTTACTTGTTGAAGATCGCTGGACAGACCAATGTTGACCTCGAAGCGGGTTTCCTGGAAAAAAGGAAACGTAACATTGATCGCTTCGCAAAGTATCGAAAATGA
- a CDS encoding thymidylate synthase yields MITFNDLSFNGQYLSALEIATRSPHVAPSRLGDMVNLGQAFFEIKPNDPRLVFLSGRKLNAVFAIVEACWVLRGSNELAPLAREIATYGDFSDDGVTLNGAYGYRLRSYFDFDQIEQGLEILKLDPSSRRVVLSLYDTDDLGKRSKDIPCNTSVFLKIIDRKLDLTVINRSNDLFLGVPYNIFTFGILQAYLAKRLGMDIGNQRHFTDCLHAYTENLLKIEAIVRANKLSEVEERSAAFNWEYSAAILENANAIVDDDFRSITSDGLRAFLLSLTKDDCDRTTHSDSDTHHTTFYTFLADRVIGRRSAR; encoded by the coding sequence ATGATTACTTTTAACGATCTGTCATTTAACGGGCAATATCTGAGCGCTCTCGAAATCGCTACCAGATCGCCCCATGTCGCACCGTCGCGGCTTGGTGACATGGTTAATCTCGGCCAGGCTTTTTTTGAAATAAAGCCTAATGACCCTCGACTCGTTTTCTTGAGTGGCCGGAAGCTAAATGCTGTCTTCGCAATCGTAGAGGCTTGCTGGGTATTGCGAGGGTCGAACGAACTGGCGCCTCTCGCTCGAGAAATCGCCACATATGGCGATTTCTCGGATGACGGTGTGACGCTGAATGGTGCATACGGTTACCGGCTACGATCATATTTCGATTTTGATCAAATCGAGCAAGGCTTGGAAATATTGAAGCTTGATCCTAGTTCTAGGCGAGTCGTATTGTCCTTATACGATACTGACGATTTGGGAAAGCGATCAAAGGATATTCCGTGTAACACATCTGTGTTTTTGAAGATTATTGATCGAAAACTGGATTTGACGGTAATCAATAGATCGAATGATTTATTTTTAGGCGTCCCTTACAATATATTTACATTCGGAATATTGCAGGCTTACCTGGCCAAGAGGTTAGGCATGGATATAGGAAATCAGCGACATTTTACGGATTGCCTGCATGCATACACCGAAAATCTGCTAAAAATTGAAGCTATTGTTCGGGCGAATAAATTGAGCGAAGTGGAGGAGAGATCTGCCGCTTTTAACTGGGAATACTCGGCTGCAATTTTGGAGAATGCGAATGCCATCGTCGATGACGATTTCCGCTCAATAACATCTGATGGTCTCAGGGCCTTCCTGTTGTCGCTAACGAAGGATGATTGCGATCGCACAACTCATAGTGACTCTGATACCCATCACACGACCTTTTATACTTTTTTGGCAGACCGAGTGATCGGTCGACGATCTGCCAGATGA
- a CDS encoding AlpA family phage regulatory protein: protein MRGRESGQTGHGSASVRVDAANRRGYQRAADARVVELLTPAAIAHWPIVARQLRDADVLSSVDACSLAAYCEAFARWCAAGEQVAKMLIEFGARSGKQAQEPARATQEAAQSAQVAAQQREEAWRRNPNSIMRRQDVEREVRLSRTTIYNRMKDGTFPAAVKLGARSVGWRVADVDAFLANPAAYRAASRDKKA, encoded by the coding sequence ATGCGTGGACGAGAATCAGGCCAAACAGGCCATGGATCTGCATCGGTTCGGGTCGATGCGGCGAATCGACGAGGCTATCAGCGAGCCGCCGATGCACGTGTGGTCGAGCTGTTGACTCCCGCTGCGATCGCGCATTGGCCCATCGTGGCCAGACAGCTGCGCGATGCCGACGTGTTGAGCTCCGTCGACGCGTGTTCGTTGGCAGCATACTGCGAGGCATTCGCACGCTGGTGCGCGGCCGGCGAGCAGGTCGCCAAAATGCTGATCGAATTTGGCGCGAGATCGGGAAAGCAGGCTCAGGAGCCGGCCCGCGCAACCCAAGAAGCCGCTCAATCGGCACAGGTTGCTGCACAACAAAGGGAAGAGGCGTGGCGACGGAACCCTAACTCGATCATGCGTCGGCAAGACGTCGAGCGCGAAGTCAGGCTGTCGCGGACGACTATTTACAACCGGATGAAGGATGGCACTTTTCCAGCAGCGGTGAAGCTTGGTGCCAGATCGGTGGGATGGCGGGTCGCCGACGTCGACGCTTTTCTGGCTAACCCTGCGGCATACCGGGCAGCGTCGAGAGACAAAAAAGCGTGA
- a CDS encoding OpgC domain-containing protein: MPNNPRSIEVDFFRGIVLIVIVLDHIPGSVLQHLMLHAYALCDSAEVFVCLGGYASAAAYNAVLTKKGPKAAQTRFHKRCWEIYRAYLLTALLTLLSGAILQRLHLNRPMVELTGWPTFAAAPIKEAFEIATLRRQPYLSSVLPMYVLFALTVPLIVPLARKSPLTALALSVTTWALAIPLAKLFAIDDVSDWAFNPFAWQLMFVIGILCREHPVPTDIQESRTGRWLTRIAIAAVLAFAVTKLFILTQPLPGHLKQNLSIERVINFLAIAWLATGLVRTGVIARLARRMPAVVKVGQTGLVCFVGGTLISLTVDTATPRSLSGLSHGLAALAGDLVAIIAVLLLARFWNDWKGPTQPRAAVRGADCR; the protein is encoded by the coding sequence ATGCCCAACAATCCCCGCTCGATCGAAGTAGATTTCTTCCGAGGGATCGTACTGATCGTGATCGTGCTGGACCACATTCCGGGGAGCGTCTTACAGCACCTGATGCTGCACGCCTACGCCCTATGCGACTCGGCCGAAGTGTTCGTATGCCTGGGAGGCTATGCCTCAGCAGCAGCCTACAACGCGGTGTTAACAAAAAAAGGCCCCAAAGCCGCCCAAACCCGCTTCCACAAGCGCTGCTGGGAGATCTACAGGGCATATCTACTGACAGCGCTCCTAACGCTGCTTTCAGGCGCAATCCTTCAGCGCCTGCACCTCAACCGCCCGATGGTCGAGCTAACCGGCTGGCCGACCTTCGCCGCAGCCCCAATCAAAGAAGCCTTCGAAATCGCGACGCTCAGACGCCAGCCGTACCTGTCAAGCGTCCTGCCGATGTACGTCCTCTTCGCGCTAACCGTGCCGCTCATCGTCCCGCTCGCGCGAAAATCCCCGCTGACAGCACTCGCCCTGAGCGTGACCACATGGGCGCTAGCCATACCGCTAGCGAAACTCTTCGCGATCGACGACGTCAGCGACTGGGCCTTCAATCCTTTCGCCTGGCAGTTGATGTTCGTAATCGGTATCCTTTGCCGCGAACACCCGGTCCCAACTGACATCCAGGAATCCCGCACCGGTCGCTGGTTAACCAGAATCGCCATCGCAGCCGTGCTAGCCTTTGCAGTAACCAAACTGTTCATCCTGACCCAGCCGTTGCCCGGCCACCTGAAACAGAACCTGTCGATTGAACGCGTGATCAACTTCCTCGCCATCGCCTGGCTCGCAACCGGGCTCGTCCGCACGGGCGTCATCGCCAGGCTCGCGCGCCGCATGCCCGCCGTCGTCAAGGTCGGGCAGACGGGGCTCGTCTGTTTCGTCGGCGGCACGCTGATTTCACTGACCGTCGATACCGCCACGCCGCGCAGCCTCAGCGGCCTGAGTCACGGCCTCGCCGCACTCGCGGGCGATCTGGTCGCAATCATCGCCGTACTCTTGCTCGCGCGTTTCTGGAACGACTGGAAAGGTCCGACGCAGCCGCGCGCGGCCGTCCGCGGAGCCGACTGTCGATGA
- a CDS encoding tannase/feruloyl esterase family alpha/beta hydrolase encodes MKRGSAWPRAAHKLARTALLCSIVASAHAADLSTTERPNSPEQPEAQAKKPPFATRCTDLNGIWLEADAIAIPTHGAHVETATLISAQTPGNGAGEFCRITGVIRALKGTTPDIRFDLNLPRRWNGRALQVGGGGYNGTVVTGIGVMPFSPIRAPLAQGYVTFGDDSGHVGNSSLAVFGLVDESVVNFGYAHLKKTHDAALALIARMYGHPPGRTYFAGGSTGGREGYTVMQRFPDDYDGVIADSPALNFSGVRLIGVRVGQAEYATPGGFVPPALLERVYQKSLEVCDKLDGAADGIVSDIAECRQHEAEIIDALRCHRGTSYAHEGGCLSDAQLSTLNVLRDGLKLPYKLAYDVSGYRGYNVFQGTRFTGALGLGRDPVRQTSPTFAGNGYLFAQGDGYVRYFVAQDATFDSLKFDVQHPGKYQKQLVALSQTIGAMNPDIGRFIAKGGKLITMQGLADEVISPNQTIGYYDRLVDLYGDERVNAFMRLYMVPGFQHGGGVFIPSVDLLGALDNWVTRGISPETLLATDIAPPTNGRSRPLCRYPMYPRYLGKGNLNDANNFVCSEP; translated from the coding sequence ATGAAGCGCGGTTCCGCATGGCCGCGTGCGGCGCACAAGCTCGCACGCACCGCGCTTCTGTGCAGCATCGTCGCGAGCGCGCACGCAGCAGACTTAAGCACGACCGAAAGGCCTAACTCGCCAGAACAGCCAGAAGCCCAGGCAAAAAAGCCGCCGTTCGCCACCCGCTGCACGGACCTGAACGGCATCTGGCTCGAAGCCGACGCCATCGCGATTCCCACGCACGGCGCGCATGTCGAAACGGCTACGCTGATTTCCGCACAAACGCCCGGCAACGGCGCGGGCGAGTTCTGCCGCATCACGGGCGTCATCCGCGCGCTCAAGGGCACGACGCCCGATATCCGCTTCGACCTGAACCTGCCGCGTCGCTGGAATGGCCGCGCGTTGCAGGTCGGCGGCGGCGGCTACAACGGCACGGTCGTCACGGGCATCGGCGTGATGCCGTTCTCGCCGATCCGCGCACCGCTCGCGCAAGGCTACGTCACGTTTGGCGACGACTCGGGCCACGTCGGCAATTCGTCGCTCGCGGTATTCGGTCTCGTCGATGAATCCGTCGTCAACTTCGGCTACGCGCATCTGAAGAAGACGCACGACGCGGCCCTCGCGCTGATCGCGCGCATGTACGGCCATCCGCCAGGCCGCACGTATTTCGCGGGCGGTTCGACGGGCGGCCGCGAAGGCTACACGGTGATGCAGCGTTTCCCCGACGACTACGACGGCGTAATCGCCGATTCACCCGCGCTGAATTTCTCTGGCGTGCGTCTGATCGGCGTGCGCGTCGGTCAGGCGGAATACGCGACGCCAGGCGGCTTCGTGCCGCCCGCGCTACTGGAGCGCGTCTATCAGAAGTCGCTCGAAGTCTGCGACAAGCTCGACGGCGCGGCGGACGGCATCGTCAGCGATATCGCCGAATGCCGTCAGCACGAAGCCGAAATCATCGACGCGCTGCGCTGTCATCGCGGCACCTCTTACGCTCACGAAGGCGGCTGTCTCAGCGACGCGCAACTGTCGACGCTCAACGTCCTGCGCGACGGTTTGAAACTGCCGTACAAGCTCGCCTACGACGTGAGCGGCTATCGCGGATACAACGTGTTTCAGGGCACGCGCTTCACCGGCGCGCTCGGACTCGGCCGCGATCCCGTGCGGCAAACGTCGCCGACGTTCGCGGGCAACGGTTATCTGTTCGCACAAGGCGACGGCTACGTCCGCTACTTCGTCGCGCAGGACGCCACCTTCGATTCGCTGAAGTTCGACGTGCAGCATCCCGGCAAATATCAGAAGCAGCTTGTCGCGCTGTCGCAGACCATCGGCGCGATGAATCCTGACATCGGCCGCTTCATCGCGAAGGGCGGCAAGCTGATTACGATGCAAGGTCTCGCCGATGAAGTGATCAGCCCGAACCAGACCATCGGCTACTACGATCGTCTCGTCGATCTGTATGGCGACGAGCGCGTGAACGCATTCATGCGTCTCTACATGGTGCCGGGCTTCCAGCATGGCGGCGGCGTCTTCATTCCATCCGTCGATCTGCTCGGCGCACTCGACAACTGGGTGACGCGCGGCATCTCGCCGGAAACCCTGCTCGCCACCGATATCGCTCCGCCGACCAACGGTCGCTCGCGTCCGTTGTGCCGCTATCCGATGTATCCGCGCTATCTCGGCAAGGGCAATCTCAACGACGCGAACAACTTCGTTTGCAGCGAACCTTAA
- a CDS encoding STAS domain-containing protein, translating into MNASKSAALVEVLTRHRDTLLADWLNQHLSIALRRGLTTEAEMNDQFRNFLNVFSETLAKADTLDASRPEWEAVRAFLADMSAHRARQGFTPVETATFVFSLKQPVYARLRDEFDSNPQELAEVSWTLNLLLDSLGLFTTEVFQRSREAIIARQQEELLELSTPVVQLWEGILALPLIGTLDSARTQVVMESLLQKIVETGAAISIIDITGVPTVDTLVAQHLLKTVAAARLMGADCIISGIRPQIAQTIVHLGVDLTNVITKSTLADAFIVALQKSGSSISARVAS; encoded by the coding sequence ATGAACGCATCGAAAAGCGCGGCTCTTGTCGAAGTGCTGACGCGTCATCGCGACACGTTGCTCGCCGACTGGTTGAATCAGCATCTATCGATTGCGCTGCGCCGCGGGTTGACCACGGAAGCTGAGATGAACGATCAGTTCCGTAACTTCCTGAACGTCTTCTCCGAGACGCTCGCGAAGGCCGACACGCTCGACGCGAGCCGTCCCGAATGGGAAGCCGTGCGCGCCTTTCTCGCCGACATGTCCGCGCATCGCGCGCGCCAGGGCTTCACACCCGTTGAAACGGCAACCTTCGTGTTCTCGCTGAAGCAGCCTGTCTACGCGCGCCTGCGCGACGAGTTCGACTCGAATCCGCAGGAACTCGCCGAAGTAAGCTGGACGTTGAACCTGCTGCTCGACTCGCTCGGTCTCTTCACGACGGAAGTGTTCCAGCGCAGCCGCGAAGCGATCATCGCGCGTCAGCAGGAAGAACTGCTCGAACTGTCGACGCCCGTCGTGCAATTGTGGGAAGGCATTCTCGCGCTGCCGCTGATCGGCACGCTCGATTCCGCGCGCACGCAGGTCGTGATGGAAAGTCTGCTGCAGAAGATCGTCGAAACGGGTGCCGCGATTTCGATCATCGACATCACGGGCGTTCCGACGGTCGACACGCTCGTCGCGCAACATCTGCTCAAGACGGTCGCGGCCGCGCGTCTGATGGGCGCGGACTGCATCATCAGCGGCATTCGTCCGCAGATTGCGCAGACCATCGTGCATCTCGGCGTCGACCTGACCAACGTCATCACGAAGTCGACGCTCGCCGATGCGTTCATCGTCGCGCTGCAAAAAAGCGGGTCGAGCATTTCGGCACGCGTCGCGAGCTGA
- a CDS encoding STAS domain-containing protein gives MDRIPILRMGDCLIVAIQVDMHDRLAIALQDDLTARIVKDKAKGVLIDISALDIVDSFIGRMISNTAAMATVLDAQTVVVGMQPSVAITLVELGLTLTGVRTALDVERGMALLKQRQR, from the coding sequence ATGGATCGCATTCCAATCCTGCGGATGGGCGATTGCCTGATCGTCGCGATTCAGGTGGACATGCACGACCGTCTCGCCATCGCGCTTCAGGACGATCTGACGGCGCGCATCGTGAAGGACAAGGCGAAGGGCGTGCTGATCGACATCTCGGCGCTCGATATCGTCGATTCCTTCATCGGCCGCATGATCAGCAACACGGCGGCGATGGCGACCGTGCTCGATGCGCAGACGGTCGTGGTCGGCATGCAGCCGTCCGTCGCGATCACGCTGGTCGAGCTGGGGCTCACGCTGACCGGCGTGCGCACGGCGCTCGACGTCGAACGAGGCATGGCGCTGCTCAAGCAGCGACAGCGTTGA
- a CDS encoding anti-sigma regulatory factor: MNSFGVVVTSTVEVGLRSDQEIVRLRQIVRDEAIAQGFSLVDQTKFVTAASELARNTLLYGGGGDATLNVLLNGTRKGLRLTFVDQGQGIPDIERALQDGFTSGSGLGLGLGGARRLCDEFEIQSEPGKGTTVSITKWKLR; encoded by the coding sequence ATGAACTCATTCGGCGTAGTGGTGACATCGACTGTCGAAGTCGGTCTGCGCTCGGATCAGGAGATCGTCAGGCTGCGTCAGATCGTGCGCGACGAAGCCATTGCACAAGGCTTCTCACTCGTCGATCAGACGAAGTTCGTCACGGCCGCGAGCGAACTGGCACGCAACACGCTTCTGTACGGCGGAGGCGGCGACGCGACGCTCAACGTGTTGCTCAACGGCACGCGCAAGGGACTCAGACTGACCTTCGTCGACCAGGGCCAGGGCATTCCGGATATCGAGCGCGCTTTGCAGGACGGCTTCACGAGCGGCTCGGGCCTCGGCCTCGGGCTTGGCGGCGCGCGGCGTCTGTGCGACGAATTCGAAATCCAGTCGGAACCAGGAAAAGGCACGACGGTGTCGATCACCAAATGGAAACTTCGCTGA
- a CDS encoding ATP-binding protein, whose protein sequence is METSLSGLRAMHASFEIADASSVAFARRGANDAAQKGALNETDQGRVALIVTEAATNILKHAQHGELLVRVLPADAAGTLAPGVEIIAIDKGPGMQDVGLAFRDGSTTAGSPGTGLGAIRRLSEEVSVYSQPRLGTVLRAVVRSRASGDRAAAGAMRAAAGTDIGGICVPYPGESVCGDAWGIEADQHGLTITVADGLGHGPDAHVASAGAVDVARRRAGRSPAALMELAHGALRSTRGAAVAIARLDLARSQLEFAGTGNISAAIFNAGRPTLIGGGSSRGTSVASSSTSVSVSSSDGARDSWQLTSRNGIVGHTMRDSQEFAVPWPRNALLILHSDGIGTRWDLGAYPGLHLQPAVMIAAVLYRDFSRRRDDATVVVVKADQQQSFMGQT, encoded by the coding sequence ATGGAAACTTCGCTGAGCGGTCTGCGCGCGATGCATGCGTCGTTCGAAATTGCCGACGCAAGCAGCGTCGCTTTCGCACGGCGCGGCGCCAACGATGCCGCGCAGAAGGGCGCGCTGAACGAAACGGATCAGGGCCGCGTCGCGCTGATCGTGACGGAAGCCGCGACCAACATCCTCAAGCATGCGCAGCACGGCGAACTGCTGGTGCGCGTGCTGCCTGCGGACGCGGCGGGCACGCTCGCTCCCGGCGTCGAGATCATCGCGATCGACAAGGGACCGGGCATGCAGGACGTGGGTCTCGCGTTTCGCGACGGCAGCACGACGGCGGGCTCGCCGGGCACGGGACTGGGCGCGATCCGGCGTCTGTCGGAAGAGGTGTCGGTGTATTCGCAACCGCGTCTCGGCACGGTGCTGCGCGCCGTCGTGCGCAGCCGCGCTTCGGGCGATCGCGCCGCGGCGGGCGCGATGCGGGCGGCGGCGGGCACCGACATCGGCGGCATCTGCGTGCCTTATCCTGGCGAATCGGTGTGCGGCGACGCGTGGGGCATCGAAGCGGATCAGCACGGCCTGACCATCACCGTCGCCGATGGACTCGGCCACGGTCCCGACGCGCATGTCGCGTCGGCGGGCGCCGTCGATGTCGCGCGGCGGCGCGCGGGCCGTTCGCCCGCCGCGCTGATGGAACTCGCACACGGCGCATTGCGTTCGACGCGCGGCGCAGCCGTCGCCATCGCGCGGCTCGATCTCGCGCGTTCGCAACTGGAGTTCGCGGGCACGGGCAACATCTCGGCGGCGATCTTCAACGCCGGCAGACCGACTTTGATTGGCGGCGGTTCGTCGCGCGGGACGAGCGTGGCATCGTCATCGACATCGGTATCGGTATCGTCATCGGACGGCGCGCGCGACAGCTGGCAGCTCACGTCGCGCAACGGCATCGTCGGCCACACGATGCGCGATTCGCAGGAGTTCGCCGTGCCGTGGCCGCGCAATGCGCTGCTGATCCTGCATTCCGACGGCATCGGCACGCGTTGGGATCTGGGGGCGTATCCGGGCCTGCATCTGCAGCCGGCCGTGATGATCGCCGCGGTGCTGTATCGCGATTTCTCGCGCCGTCGCGACGACGCGACCGTGGTCGTCGTCAAGGCCGATCAGCAGCAATCTTTCATGGGGCAGACGTAG